The sequence GCTCCGTCACACGCAGTTGATAACCCACCCCCCCCACATCGAGGATGACATCCTCATCCTCAACGACAAAAAGCGTCCCCGTTAAGCGTCCTATCATCACACATTCCTCCCCATGCGCCCACCAGAATGATGCTGGGCATGACAGAGAGCCACCGCTAAAGCATCGTAAAAATCCTCTTTTCTTCCCTTAGGGGCACGAGGAAGCACCATCATCACCATCTTCATCACCTGTTCCTTATCGCCATGGCCATGACTCGTGAGGCTACGCTTTATCGTATTAGGCGCATAGCATGCCACAGAGACACAGGCACATCCCGCAGCCGCCAATAACGCGCCACGCGCCATCCCCAAAAGAAGAGACGACTTGGCATTGTCCGTCCTCACAAAACTCTCCTCCATCGCCACCATATGAGGCTTCCATACATGGATAATCTCCACCACGCGACGATATAAAAAAGCGAGGCGCACAGAAATATCCTCCTTCACAGGCGGCGTGATGATACCACCATCCCTGTACTCCATGGCATGGCGCACATCATCGATGACACCCCAACCACTATGACGTAGGCCTGGGTCAATGCCAAGAATGCGACACCTAAGAGCGCGACACTCAAGACGAGACGTATCAAGAGCAACAGACACCATAGCCCCTTGTCAGCCTATCATGGGTCATCAGCTCTCCCCGTCAAAACGATGGTTAGCAAAAAAGGCACTGATGTCTTCATTGTCCTCCAATTGCTCCTCTAACAGCTGTATTTTCATGGCAAGGTCGGTCGATGACACAGGGACAAAAGAGAGCGGACGCCACACCAAACATGCATGCTCTGCCTCACCATACGTTGCCTCTAATTGCCCATATATCGTGTGAAATGCCTCCTTCGCCACACGCACAATATACCGATGTGCCTCCTCCTCGATATCCAACGCCCCTTTATCGATGGCATCCTCCATCAAGCGTTCTCCGTCTATGGACTGAGAAGGAAACACGATAACCCCCTCATGCTCGAAACCATGAATGACACTCCCGCCATCGGCGAGATGCCCCCCGCCCTTATGGAAAATAGCACGTATGTCCGATGCCGTTCGATGACGATTATCGGTCTGTGCTTCAATGACAAAGGCAACCCCACTGGGGCCAAACGCTTCATAGAGCACATCCTGATAGTTGTCTTGCGCTGATGATGCCCCCTCAGCACGACTGATAGCGCGCGTGATAACATCCTTGCCAAGATTAGCGCTTCGTGCCCGAGACAACGCTAAGCGCAAACGAGCATTTGCCGATACATCACCGCCACCAGAACGCACCGCGACAACAATCTCACGAATAAGACGCCCATGCATCGCCGCCCTCTTCTTATCCTGCGCACCCTTTCGATGCATGATGTTCTTGTATTTGGAATGTCCTGCCATCGTCTATCACATGCTTATCATACGCACGCTCATTGGTCCTCCCTTACCTTATGTGCTCATCCCTCGTCATCATAGCATGATGTTGCCATCATCTCCATAGCTTGACAAAAACAACACACCC is a genomic window of Alphaproteobacteria bacterium GM7ARS4 containing:
- the ruvC gene encoding crossover junction endodeoxyribonuclease RuvC → MVSVALDTSRLECRALRCRILGIDPGLRHSGWGVIDDVRHAMEYRDGGIITPPVKEDISVRLAFLYRRVVEIIHVWKPHMVAMEESFVRTDNAKSSLLLGMARGALLAAAGCACVSVACYAPNTIKRSLTSHGHGDKEQVMKMVMMVLPRAPKGRKEDFYDALAVALCHAQHHSGGRMGRNV